One Ignavibacteriota bacterium DNA segment encodes these proteins:
- the xseB gene encoding exodeoxyribonuclease VII small subunit, translated as MAGKKPAAGKGSFEESLHRLEEIVNQLEQGDVPLEDSLRLYEEGIQLSRVCAEKLTRAETTLKKLNKDLDGKLTLMDEEQE; from the coding sequence ATGGCCGGAAAGAAGCCCGCCGCCGGGAAGGGTTCGTTCGAAGAATCTTTGCACCGGTTGGAGGAAATTGTGAACCAGCTGGAGCAGGGAGATGTTCCATTGGAGGACTCCCTGCGCCTGTACGAGGAAGGGATCCAGCTTTCCAGGGTCTGCGCGGAGAAACTTACGCGCGCGGAAACGACCCTGAAGAAGCTGAACAAGGACCTCGACGGGAAACTCACATTGATGGATGAAGAACAGGAATGA
- a CDS encoding exodeoxyribonuclease VII large subunit produces the protein MADQAPLSVSALTQRIKLSLERTFPSLAIVGELSNVKLHSSGHLYFTLKDEAAQLSGVMWRSRVPTLKFRPADGQKVVVQGRITVYEVRGTYQVDVTSMRTLGAGDLQQAFEELKRKLMEEGLFDPGRKRPLPPYPEQIGLITSPTGAVLHDMLHVFRRRYPVASLVFRPTRVQGAGAGQDIAEAIADLNRLGGLDLIILARGGGSLEDLWPFNEEIVARAIAGSRIPIVSGVGHEVDVTIADFVADLRAPTPTAAAEMSVPDRRALIELLENSRYTMSSAIEDRIALHRRHIQQMLKSYALNRPVDLLARHSQHLDELTRSMSTSLSHLFELTAARARGTTERLNALDPRSVLKRGYAIVRKQGRITGKRKGIAVDDAVEIEFADGTVRSTITDI, from the coding sequence ATGGCGGACCAGGCACCACTCAGCGTCAGCGCGCTGACACAGCGTATCAAGTTGTCCCTTGAGCGGACGTTCCCGTCGCTGGCCATCGTTGGCGAACTCTCCAATGTGAAACTCCATTCTTCCGGGCACCTCTACTTCACGTTGAAAGACGAAGCGGCCCAACTTTCCGGCGTGATGTGGCGAAGTCGCGTCCCCACGCTGAAGTTCCGCCCGGCCGACGGCCAGAAGGTCGTGGTCCAGGGCCGTATCACGGTGTATGAGGTTCGTGGGACCTATCAGGTCGATGTGACGTCGATGCGGACCCTTGGTGCCGGGGACCTGCAGCAGGCTTTTGAGGAACTGAAACGGAAGCTGATGGAGGAAGGGCTGTTCGATCCCGGGCGGAAGCGTCCGCTTCCGCCATATCCCGAACAGATCGGACTGATCACCTCGCCGACGGGGGCGGTCCTCCATGATATGCTGCATGTGTTCCGGAGGCGGTATCCGGTGGCATCGCTCGTGTTCCGGCCCACCCGGGTGCAAGGTGCGGGGGCGGGGCAGGACATAGCGGAGGCGATCGCTGATCTGAACCGGCTCGGCGGACTTGATCTTATCATCCTGGCCCGCGGCGGGGGGTCGCTCGAGGATCTCTGGCCCTTCAACGAGGAGATCGTGGCCCGGGCGATCGCAGGATCCCGGATCCCCATCGTGAGCGGTGTCGGGCACGAGGTGGATGTCACCATTGCGGATTTCGTGGCGGATCTCCGCGCCCCGACCCCCACGGCGGCGGCGGAGATGTCGGTTCCCGACCGGCGGGCACTGATTGAACTTCTGGAGAATTCTCGGTATACTATGTCGAGTGCCATCGAGGACCGGATCGCACTCCACAGGCGCCACATCCAGCAGATGCTCAAGAGTTACGCTCTGAACAGGCCTGTGGACCTGCTCGCCCGGCATAGCCAGCATCTGGATGAACTGACCCGCTCCATGTCAACGTCCCTTTCCCACCTGTTTGAACTCACCGCCGCACGAGCCCGCGGAACGACCGAGCGCCTGAATGCGTTGGATCCCCGGTCCGTCCTGAAACGCGGATATGCGATCGTCCGGAAACAGGGGAGGATCACGGGAAAACGGAAGGGTATCGCCGTCGATGATGCGGTCGAGATCGAATTCGCGGATGGGACTGTCCGCTCTACCATAACGGATATCTAA
- the bshB1 gene encoding bacillithiol biosynthesis deacetylase BshB1 has translation MNIDILAIGAHPDDVELSCGGTLIKAVRQGRRVGIVDVTEGELGTRGSREIRAMEAENAAKAIGVHYRTNLRIPDGNIEKTPENVLRLVTVIREVRPHVLLIPHSIDRHPDHESSHALCRKAWFDAGLRRVETSLDGNPQESFRPRAVYHYMQWHEFQPSFIVDVSDTYEARVEAMRAYRSQFYDPNSDEPGTVLSTPAFLEMVRTRLEYYGDKIGVQYGEAFYSPAPLAIPDIFTLNT, from the coding sequence ATGAATATTGACATTCTTGCCATAGGTGCCCACCCCGACGATGTCGAATTGTCGTGCGGTGGCACCCTCATCAAGGCGGTCCGGCAGGGCCGGCGGGTGGGCATTGTTGACGTTACCGAAGGCGAACTCGGAACGCGCGGCAGCCGTGAGATCCGTGCCATGGAAGCGGAGAACGCTGCGAAGGCTATCGGCGTGCACTACCGCACCAATCTCCGCATCCCCGATGGGAACATCGAAAAGACGCCGGAGAATGTTCTCCGGCTTGTGACGGTGATCCGGGAAGTGCGACCGCACGTCCTTCTCATCCCCCACTCCATCGACCGCCATCCCGACCATGAAAGCTCCCATGCGCTCTGCCGCAAGGCGTGGTTCGATGCGGGATTGCGCCGGGTCGAGACTTCGCTCGACGGCAACCCGCAGGAATCGTTCCGCCCGCGCGCGGTGTATCATTACATGCAGTGGCACGAGTTCCAGCCGTCGTTCATCGTGGACGTCAGCGACACCTATGAAGCTCGCGTCGAGGCGATGCGCGCGTACCGATCGCAATTCTACGATCCCAACAGCGATGAACCCGGCACGGTGCTGAGTACACCGGCGTTCCTCGAAATGGTGCGTACGCGCCTCGAGTACTACGGCGACAAGATCGGCGTACAGTACGGCGAAGCGTTCTATTCACCCGCGCCGTTGGCCATCCCGGACATCTTCACACTGAATACCTGA
- a CDS encoding cytochrome c maturation protein CcmE translates to MNAKMIIGSIVVLVFLGFGAYSFMDSNVEYTDIAGAMAKNKKVQLKGTWNREKDSAFNPSTSQFTFYLVDDAGRECKVVLDGAAPNNFEMATSVVAKGKFTGDGSFHASEVLTKCPSKYEATGAEVTGKAS, encoded by the coding sequence ATGAATGCTAAAATGATCATCGGGTCCATCGTGGTACTGGTCTTCCTCGGGTTCGGGGCGTATTCGTTCATGGACAGCAACGTGGAATATACCGACATCGCCGGAGCCATGGCGAAGAACAAGAAGGTCCAGTTGAAAGGCACGTGGAACCGGGAGAAGGACTCCGCGTTCAATCCCTCCACGAGCCAGTTCACGTTCTATCTGGTGGATGATGCCGGACGCGAGTGCAAGGTGGTGCTGGACGGCGCGGCGCCGAACAATTTCGAGATGGCAACGAGTGTCGTCGCAAAGGGGAAGTTCACCGGCGACGGCTCCTTCCACGCCTCGGAGGTTCTCACGAAGTGCCCATCGAAGTACGAGGCCACGGGGGCAGAGGTCACGGGCAAGGCATCGTGA
- a CDS encoding CcmD family protein, giving the protein MTVEFLAEHQLYIVMIIVVGIWLGLFAYLWRLDGRLKKLERTTENNG; this is encoded by the coding sequence ATGACCGTGGAGTTCCTTGCCGAACATCAGCTGTACATCGTCATGATCATCGTGGTCGGGATCTGGCTGGGCCTGTTCGCCTATCTCTGGCGCCTCGATGGACGCTTGAAAAAACTGGAACGTACCACTGAGAACAACGGGTAG
- the ccsA gene encoding cytochrome c biogenesis protein CcsA, whose amino-acid sequence MVWRILLGILLTLVIVAAFALPIVPAPTSLLEFPFIPGLEEKARIIFFHVPTAWLSVMAFFTGMFYGIRYLRKRDIRDDLRSSAAAGLGLLFCILATVTGMIWAKFNWGSFWNWDPRETSIFVLLLIYGAYFALRSAVEVEEKRATLSAVYSIIAAVTVPFFVFIMPRIMTGLHPGAAGDPDGAGPVIEFKMSPGMRMVFFTSLFAFTLLFIWMFTLRVRAALLEYHHQSKG is encoded by the coding sequence ATGGTGTGGCGGATTCTTCTCGGTATCCTTCTCACGCTGGTGATCGTTGCCGCTTTTGCACTCCCCATCGTCCCGGCGCCGACATCACTGCTGGAGTTCCCCTTCATCCCCGGCCTCGAAGAAAAGGCCCGCATCATCTTCTTCCATGTCCCGACGGCATGGCTGAGCGTCATGGCGTTCTTCACCGGGATGTTCTACGGGATCCGCTATCTCCGGAAACGCGATATCCGGGATGACCTCCGGTCCTCGGCAGCAGCGGGACTGGGGCTCCTGTTCTGCATCCTGGCGACGGTGACAGGAATGATCTGGGCGAAGTTCAACTGGGGTTCGTTCTGGAACTGGGATCCCCGTGAGACATCGATCTTCGTGCTGCTCCTGATCTACGGCGCCTACTTCGCGCTCCGTTCGGCAGTGGAGGTGGAAGAAAAGCGCGCAACGCTCTCCGCCGTCTATTCGATCATCGCCGCCGTGACGGTCCCATTCTTCGTGTTCATCATGCCGCGCATCATGACGGGGCTGCATCCCGGTGCGGCGGGCGACCCCGATGGCGCGGGGCCGGTGATCGAGTTCAAGATGTCGCCGGGCATGCGCATGGTGTTCTTCACGTCGCTCTTCGCCTTCACGCTGCTCTTTATCTGGATGTTCACGCTGCGCGTGCGCGCCGCGTTGCTTGAGTATCATCATCAGTCGAAAGGATGA
- a CDS encoding heme exporter protein CcmB, giving the protein MPAVERSAGRWLRSTLAVFLKDWRSELRTRYAISALGMFVVTTLSMIMFSLAGEAPSLEVLAGMLWVVIFFAAMSGLSRTFVMEEERGTSMTLQLQAPPSAVYFGKLLFNLLLGAGLTLLTVALYAVFISGFVVTSYGVFAAGIALGSIGLSAASTIIAAIIARANTKGTLYPVLSFPILLPVLMTAIRTTRMACEGTAWTDVGGEFQVLISYIVVVVTASYMLFEYIWKD; this is encoded by the coding sequence ATGCCCGCCGTTGAACGCTCTGCCGGCCGGTGGCTACGGTCCACCCTTGCGGTGTTTCTCAAGGATTGGCGCTCGGAATTGCGCACGCGGTACGCGATCAGTGCGCTCGGAATGTTCGTCGTCACCACCCTCTCGATGATCATGTTCTCGCTTGCCGGTGAGGCCCCGTCGCTCGAGGTGCTTGCCGGGATGCTCTGGGTGGTGATCTTCTTCGCGGCGATGTCCGGCCTGTCGAGGACGTTCGTCATGGAGGAAGAGCGTGGGACCTCGATGACGCTGCAGTTGCAGGCGCCACCGAGTGCCGTCTATTTCGGGAAGCTGCTCTTCAATCTGCTGCTCGGTGCCGGCCTGACGCTTCTGACCGTGGCACTGTACGCGGTGTTCATCTCCGGATTCGTCGTCACCTCCTACGGGGTGTTCGCGGCCGGGATCGCGCTGGGAAGCATCGGGCTCTCTGCGGCATCGACGATCATCGCTGCGATCATTGCGCGGGCGAACACGAAGGGAACCCTCTACCCCGTTTTATCGTTCCCAATATTGTTACCTGTCCTGATGACCGCGATCCGGACCACCCGGATGGCCTGCGAGGGGACCGCATGGACGGATGTCGGGGGTGAATTTCAGGTCCTGATTTCGTATATTGTCGTCGTGGTGACTGCGTCGTATATGCTCTTTGAGTACATCTGGAAAGACTGA
- a CDS encoding ABC transporter ATP-binding protein, producing the protein MALHISGENIRHSFNRKLIFRDVSFDVHARHSLMIAGRNGAGKSTLIKILCGVLTPTSGRVTVHADDAGDHFAVLGRLGLVAPYLQVYEEFSAMENLHMSMTLRGARPDDGRASQLLEQVALDPKRTDPVRGFSSGMKQRLKYAMALIHRPPVLVLDEPMSNLDADGIAIVRGIMQDQLREGILVVATNDRTDLAAPDREVDLNARR; encoded by the coding sequence GTGGCGCTACACATCAGCGGTGAGAATATCCGGCACTCGTTCAACAGGAAGCTGATATTCCGGGACGTGTCGTTCGATGTGCACGCGCGCCACTCCCTGATGATCGCCGGCCGGAACGGGGCAGGGAAATCGACGCTCATCAAGATCCTCTGCGGCGTACTGACGCCCACATCGGGCAGGGTCACCGTGCACGCGGATGATGCCGGCGATCATTTCGCGGTGCTGGGCCGCCTCGGTCTGGTCGCACCGTATCTCCAGGTGTATGAGGAGTTCTCGGCAATGGAGAACCTCCACATGAGCATGACCCTCCGGGGAGCCCGGCCGGATGATGGACGCGCATCGCAGCTGTTGGAACAGGTCGCTCTCGACCCGAAGCGCACGGACCCTGTCCGCGGATTTTCCTCCGGGATGAAGCAGCGGTTGAAATATGCCATGGCGCTGATACACCGGCCACCGGTGCTTGTGCTGGATGAACCCATGTCGAACCTGGACGCCGATGGCATCGCGATCGTACGCGGGATCATGCAGGATCAATTGCGCGAGGGGATCCTGGTGGTGGCAACCAACGACAGGACGGATCTCGCGGCACCGGACAGGGAGGTGGATCTCAATGCCCGCCGTTGA